Proteins from a single region of Amblyomma americanum isolate KBUSLIRL-KWMA chromosome 10, ASM5285725v1, whole genome shotgun sequence:
- the LOC144107026 gene encoding uncharacterized protein LOC144107026 — MLKDRKYAIFERLAGGTAWLLAAADRVRRSAKPHSPDHHSCRVSAVQEIIKKSMPLPRFSSAATGFLNHVVRFGARHWPPCAYMWRSLLAGSMLRRGTLQCDDREPTQSSVMDEAGSSKRSHRAVKHRSIHKYRGRRRKSKVKARPATTRSAAIRPSGVGPDANHPSVSDASGEFGAAIEYVSASEKKIGYFQGEERACDEASSVLIDLTALNILVSGAICPTCQRSGLRVREPAAKRKGLASFLELLCENCACPQSVLSATYTSRRVVTCSDASNNASRDYDGGSSRESFAVNVKAAVAARSIGMGYDQLVRFTAIIGLHKPMHHKSFAAINRKVHDAAMSAVSENLEKSRAITKSDVGGDNIAVMFDGTWQKRGHKSHNGIGTVISLDTGLCLDFEVLSNYCLACSRHRVLPDEEEEVWQAFHGPVCEKNVDCSSNAMETEAAVRIWQRSRSYDTPLHFRKFLSDGDSKAYAAVVEANAYSGVPIEKEDCTNHVAKRLGTALRKLKEPLPRGEKLKEPAILKLQTYYQVAITSNRGSVQGMYRAIWASYFHSCSSDGASSHKFCPEGAASWCKHRRAEAMGERAPAHTPLLTKAQGKAILPIYKRLTDEKLLARCIQGKTQNASESLNSKIWLLCPKTRFASRYVVETATALAVLWFNRGHTSFDRVLEELGVLPPVGLVELGTSRDTTRQEKMSLKLTAEARANRRTLKKKRMSRSPLARAVRGRRMLQDVSSGSGCFRDNLLPLCQSLIEIEALFSK, encoded by the coding sequence ATGTTAAAAGACCGAAAGTACGCTATTTTTGAGCGTCTCGCGGGCGGCACAGCATGGTTGCTCGCCGCTGCGGATCGCGTGAGGAGATCAGCCAAGCCGCATTCTCCCGATCACCACAGTTGCCGGGTTTCGGCAGtgcaagaaataataaaaaaaagcatgCCTTTGCCGCGTTTCTCGAGCGCTGCGACTGGGTTTTTAAATCACGTGGTACGATTCGGGGCCCGCCATTGGCCGCCGTGCGCGTACATGTGGCGAAGCCTCCTTGCTGGGTCCATGCTCCGTCGAGGGACGCTTCAGTGTGACGATCGTGAGCCAACTCAATCTTCGGTCATGGATGAAGCAGGATCGAGCAAGCGAAGTCATCGTGCTGTGAAACACCGTTCTATTCACAAATATCGAGGACGACGGCGAAAGTCGAAGGTGAAGGCTCGTCCAGCGACAACTCGATCCGCGGCGATTAGGCctagcggcgtcggacccgacgCCAATCATCCTAGTGTTTCAGATGCCTCCGGGGAATTCGGAGCAGCAATAGAATATGTGAGTGCTTCAGAAAAGAAGATTGGATATTTCCAAGGTGAGGAAAGAGCCTGTGATGAGGCGTCATCTGTCCTTATTGATTTGACAGCGCTGAACATTCTCGTGAGCGGCGCGATTTGCCCAACATGCCAGCGTTCGGGACTTCGAGTCCGGGAGCCGGCCGCGAAGCGCAAAGGACTCGCTTCATTCCTTGAACTACTCTGTGAGAACTGTGCGTGCCCACAAAGTGTTCTTTCCGCAACCTATACATCGCGGCGAGTTGTGACGTGCAGCGACGCCTCCAACAACGCAAGCCGGGACTATGACGGCGGGAGCTCGCGTGAAAGCTTCGCCGTCAATGTCAAAGCTGCTGTGGCGGCCCGTTCAATAGGAATGGGATATGACCAGCTGGTACGCTTTACCGCAATTATTGGACTCCATAAGCCAATGCATCATAAATCTTTCGCTGCAATCAACAGGAAAGTACACGATGCTGCGATGAGTGCAGTCTCAGAGAACCTCGAGAAATCGCGGGCCATTACAAAGAGCGACGTCGGCGGGGATAATATTGCCGTGATGTTTGATGGCACATGGCAGAAACGCGGCCATAAAAGCCACAATGGCATTGGGACAGTTATTTCCCTGGATACTGGCCTTTGCTTGGACTTCGAGGTCCTTTCAAATTACTGCCTTGCATGCAGCCGGCACAGGGTCCTGCCAGATGAGGAGGAAGAAGTCTGGCAGGCTTTTCATGGCCCTGTGTGTGAGAAGAATGTTGACTGCTCGTCCAACGCTATGGAGACTGAAGCTGCAGTGCGTATATGGCAGAGAAGCCGCTCTTACGACACGCCACTGCATTTCAGGAAGTTCCTAAGCGACGGGGATTCGAAAGCCTATGCGGCAGTTGTAGAGGCCAATGCCTACAGTGGTGTCCCTATTGAAAAAGAAGATTGTACCAACCATGTGGCAAAGCGCCTCGGAACTGCTCTCCGCAAGCTAAAGGAACCCCTGCCAAGAGGGGAAAAACTAAAGGAGCCTGCAATCCTGAAGCTGCAGACCTACTATCAGGTTGCTATTACTAGCAACAGGGGCAGCGTCCAGGGAATGTACAGAGCAATTTGGGCCTCATATTTCCATTCATGCTCGTCCGATGGGGCTAGTAGCCATAAGTTCTGTCCTGAGGGAGCAGCATCCTGGTGCAAGCACCGGCGAGCCGAAGCGATGGGTGAGCGTGCACCAGCCCACACACCGCTACTGACCAAGGCCCAGGGAAAGGCGATCTTGCCCATCTACAAGAGGCTAACCGACGAGAAGTTGCTGGCCAGGTGCATCCAAGGCAAGACCCAAAATGCTTCCGAGTCCTTGAACAGCAAGATATGGCTTCTCTGCCCTAAAACAAGATTTGCCTCTCGGTATGTAGTGGAAACGGCCACTGCCTTGGCGGTACTCTGGTTCAACAGGGGGCACACCAGCTTTGACCGTGTCCTCGAAGAACTGGGCGTGCTTCCACCTGTAGGCCTGGTGGAGCTTGGCACATCCAGAGACACGACAAGGCAGGAAAAAATGTCCCTGAAGCTGACTGCGGAAGCGAGAGCAAATCGCCGCACACTGAAAAAAAAGCGCATGTCGAGGAGTCCACTCGCAAGGGCCGTGAGGGGGAGACGTATGCTGCAGGATGTTTCtagtggcagtggctgctttAGGGACAACTTGCTTCCTTTGTGCCAAAGTTTGATTGAAATTGAAGCTCTCTTTTCTAAATAA